DNA from Deltaproteobacteria bacterium:
GCGCGCGCGAAGGAACTGGGCTTCACCCTGAAGGAGACGCGCGAGCTGCTCGAGCTACGGACCGGCCCCGCCACCTGCGGGACCGTTCGGGCGAGGGCGGAAGAGAAGCTCGGCGACGTCCGGCGCAAGATCGAGGACCTGCAGCGGATCGAGCGGGCGTTGCTGACGCTCGCCGACGCGTGTCCGGGCGACGGCGCCTTGGACGACTGCCCGATCCTGGGAGCGCTCGAAGGGAGGCTCCGCGATGCAGGTTGAGCTCATATGGCAGCGCGACTGCCCGAACGTCACGGCGGCCCGGCGGAGCCTCATGCAGGCGTTCTCCCTGACGGGGGTCCCGGCGCGGTGGCGCGAATGGTG
Protein-coding regions in this window:
- a CDS encoding MerR family transcriptional regulator, encoding MSTSTNTLTIGKVARRAGVGVETIRFYEREKLLPKPARDPSSGYRRYPESTVARLQFIARAKELGFTLKETRELLELRTGPATCGTVRARAEEKLGDVRRKIEDLQRIERALLTLADACPGDGALDDCPILGALEGRLRDAG